In Fluviicola taffensis DSM 16823, the following are encoded in one genomic region:
- a CDS encoding peptidylprolyl isomerase, protein MKKQLVLALGILFSLNTIAQTDNVVMEIDGKKVTKSEFLQIYLKNNNDPKYDKVSLDEYMGLFKKFKLKVAEAEALGYDTIPKLKKELAGYRKQLSQPYLIDSTKNSALVAQAYERMKNEVHAAHILVKVVENASPEDTLAAYNRILAIKKRIENGEDFATVAKGKNGSDDPSAARNGGDLGYFTAFQMVYQFEEAAYMTQVGKISNPIRTKFGYHILKVIDIRPARGTMKAAHIMVATGKDAGQEELDDARKKVDEIYSKLQNGESFEKLAGEFSDDAQTAEKGGELPLFGTGTTTRMVPEFEEAAFALTANGDISKPVQTAFGFHIIKRLELTPLRSFDELKKEIQSKVNKDERAIVTQNSFIQKLKKSYSYKDNYSKSSKWFVQNIDTNYYKGTWNADALKTNTAMFTLDKKEFTQKEFASYLQKNSRNFKNLDSKTLVQKQYTAWQNSEILAYEESKLDAKYPEFKALMQEYHDGILLYEIMSDKVWNKAIKDTSGLKIFFEKNNSTYAWGKRYNAYIYECLNEDISKKVATMLKSDTISSRTVINVINKDSELNLRVRTGKFELESVPYLKGQNLKKGVNPAYVFDGKYYIVKVDEILEPAPKTLTEAKGAATSDYQNYLEKEWLAEIGKKHPIVIHENVLYNLGK, encoded by the coding sequence ATGAAAAAACAACTAGTATTAGCCTTAGGAATTTTATTTTCCCTAAACACCATCGCTCAAACAGATAATGTTGTGATGGAAATTGACGGTAAAAAAGTGACTAAATCGGAATTTTTACAGATTTATTTAAAAAACAACAACGATCCAAAGTACGATAAAGTATCATTGGATGAATATATGGGGTTGTTTAAAAAATTCAAATTGAAAGTTGCAGAAGCAGAAGCACTTGGATATGATACCATTCCAAAATTAAAAAAGGAATTGGCTGGTTATCGCAAACAATTGTCTCAACCCTATTTGATTGATTCTACAAAAAATAGTGCATTAGTTGCTCAAGCTTATGAACGGATGAAAAACGAAGTTCATGCAGCTCATATTTTAGTGAAAGTTGTTGAAAATGCTTCTCCGGAGGATACATTAGCTGCTTACAACAGAATTCTTGCTATCAAAAAACGTATTGAGAATGGCGAAGATTTCGCAACTGTTGCAAAAGGAAAAAACGGTTCTGATGATCCATCAGCAGCTAGAAACGGAGGTGATTTAGGCTATTTCACGGCATTCCAAATGGTTTATCAATTTGAGGAAGCTGCTTACATGACACAAGTTGGAAAAATTTCCAATCCTATTCGCACCAAATTTGGCTACCATATCTTAAAAGTGATTGACATTCGTCCAGCAAGAGGAACCATGAAAGCAGCTCATATAATGGTTGCAACTGGAAAGGATGCAGGTCAAGAAGAATTAGATGATGCACGCAAAAAAGTAGATGAAATCTATTCGAAATTACAAAATGGTGAATCTTTTGAAAAATTAGCTGGTGAATTTTCTGATGATGCACAAACTGCAGAAAAAGGAGGTGAACTTCCACTTTTTGGAACAGGTACAACAACTCGTATGGTTCCTGAGTTCGAAGAAGCGGCTTTTGCACTAACTGCAAATGGAGACATTTCAAAACCAGTTCAAACAGCATTTGGATTTCACATCATTAAACGATTAGAATTAACACCACTTCGCTCATTTGACGAATTGAAAAAGGAAATTCAATCGAAAGTAAACAAGGATGAACGTGCTATTGTAACTCAAAATTCGTTTATCCAAAAATTAAAGAAAAGCTATTCGTATAAAGACAATTATAGTAAATCAAGCAAATGGTTCGTTCAAAATATTGACACCAACTATTACAAAGGAACTTGGAATGCAGATGCCTTGAAAACAAATACTGCTATGTTTACTTTGGATAAAAAAGAATTTACTCAAAAAGAATTCGCTTCTTATCTTCAAAAGAATTCTAGAAATTTCAAAAATTTAGATTCAAAAACCTTGGTTCAAAAGCAATACACAGCTTGGCAAAACAGCGAAATTTTAGCTTATGAAGAAAGTAAATTGGATGCAAAATATCCTGAATTTAAAGCATTAATGCAAGAATACCACGATGGTATTTTATTGTACGAGATTATGTCTGACAAAGTTTGGAACAAAGCAATCAAGGATACTTCTGGCTTAAAAATATTCTTTGAAAAAAACAATAGTACTTACGCTTGGGGGAAACGCTACAATGCATACATCTATGAATGTTTGAATGAAGATATTTCTAAAAAGGTTGCAACTATGTTAAAAAGCGATACAATTTCATCCCGTACCGTAATTAACGTAATCAATAAGGATTCTGAATTAAACTTAAGAGTTAGAACGGGTAAATTTGAGTTAGAGTCAGTACCTTACTTAAAAGGGCAAAACTTGAAAAAAGGCGTCAATCCAGCTTATGTGTTTGATGGAAAATACTACATCGTTAAGGTAGATGAGATTTTAGAACCCGCTCCAAAAACATTGACTGAAGCAAAAGGTGCTGCAACCTCAGATTATCAGAATTACTTAGAAAAAGAATGGTTGGCTGAAATTGGAAAAAAACATCCTATTGTCATCCATGAAAATGTTCTTTACAACTTAGGAAAATAA
- a CDS encoding peptidylprolyl isomerase, producing the protein MKYQLLISFLFTLAFTNVFAQPKMIDKVIGQVGDNIVLYSELEGQKQSLKQNSAVPESIDQCVLLEQMLYNFLLVNQAELDSIQISDEQVDAEMENRLRVIENQMKNVKDDKGNPITIESFYGKTKSQIKEEFRVTIKKRLQGQEVERGITADLDVSPMEVENFFNSIPKDSLPYINSQLSFQQIAIFPKITKSDKEIAQKKIVEIRKSVVSGKMTMCAAAFSNSDDPGSAKNCGRYEATRGMMARTFEATAYSLKVGEISEVFETEFGFHFMQLIDRKGDDYIVSHILISPKFSLDSLDASSKRMEKCYEDLKQNKYTWDDAVRIYSNDVNTKENKGFITNPITGEIKWSIEQVNEVDPMMFQLTDGLEINQVTSPNLYYDFNERKEAIRIVRVAERTKPHVGNLKDDYNLFRMMALEDKKQKVILAWTKTKISTAYIRIDDSFKDCVFQNQWIPKAP; encoded by the coding sequence ATGAAATATCAACTATTAATTAGTTTTCTCTTTACTCTTGCTTTCACCAACGTGTTCGCTCAACCCAAAATGATTGACAAAGTTATTGGCCAAGTTGGTGATAACATTGTGCTGTATTCAGAATTAGAAGGACAAAAGCAGTCATTAAAACAAAACAGTGCTGTTCCAGAAAGTATTGATCAATGTGTGCTCTTAGAACAAATGCTCTATAATTTCCTATTGGTAAATCAAGCTGAATTAGATTCCATTCAAATTAGTGATGAGCAGGTAGATGCCGAAATGGAAAATAGACTTCGTGTGATTGAAAATCAGATGAAGAATGTCAAAGACGATAAAGGAAATCCAATTACTATTGAGTCTTTTTATGGAAAAACAAAATCTCAAATTAAAGAAGAATTTAGAGTAACAATCAAAAAACGTTTGCAAGGACAAGAGGTTGAACGCGGAATTACAGCAGATTTAGATGTTTCACCGATGGAAGTGGAAAATTTTTTCAATAGTATTCCAAAAGACAGTTTACCATATATCAACTCACAACTTTCATTTCAACAAATAGCTATTTTTCCAAAAATCACCAAATCAGATAAGGAAATTGCTCAAAAAAAGATTGTTGAAATACGAAAATCCGTTGTATCAGGAAAAATGACCATGTGTGCGGCAGCTTTCTCAAACTCCGACGACCCTGGAAGCGCTAAAAATTGCGGACGTTACGAAGCAACTCGCGGGATGATGGCTAGAACTTTTGAAGCAACAGCTTATAGCTTAAAAGTAGGAGAAATCAGCGAGGTCTTTGAGACTGAATTCGGTTTTCACTTCATGCAACTAATCGACCGAAAAGGTGATGATTACATTGTTAGTCACATCTTAATCTCTCCTAAGTTCAGCTTGGATAGTTTAGATGCATCAAGTAAACGTATGGAGAAATGCTACGAGGACTTGAAGCAAAATAAATACACTTGGGATGATGCTGTTAGAATCTATTCTAACGATGTAAATACAAAAGAAAACAAAGGATTCATTACCAACCCAATTACCGGAGAAATTAAGTGGAGTATTGAACAAGTGAACGAAGTAGATCCTATGATGTTCCAATTAACCGATGGATTAGAAATCAATCAAGTGACGTCTCCAAATTTGTACTACGACTTCAACGAGCGCAAAGAAGCAATTCGAATCGTGCGTGTAGCCGAAAGAACGAAACCACATGTTGGTAATTTAAAGGACGACTACAATTTATTCCGTATGATGGCCTTAGAAGACAAAAAACAAAAAGTAATTCTAGCTTGGACCAAAACAAAAATTTCCACAGCATATATTCGCATCGATGATTCATTCAAAGACTGCGTTTTTCAAAACCAGTGGATTCCGAAAGCACCATAA
- a CDS encoding AAA family ATPase — MSDVAAIEQLVKDYKALKNEIHQVIVGQEEVVDQVLISIFSRGHCLLVGVPGLAKTLLVNTIADTLGLSFNRVQFTPDLMPSDIVGSEILDESRQFKFIKGPLFSNIILADEINRTPPKTQSALLEAMQERRVTAAGTTYTLPHPFFVLATQNPIEQEGTYPLPEAQLDRFMFNIWVDYPSFVEEMAIVKSTTSDVKIQLNQIVSGEKIAEYQELIRRIPVADNVLEYAVKLVAKTRKDNPLAPQLTKDFISWGAGPRASQYLIVGAKCHAALHGRFSPDIDDVKAVALPILRHRIVRNYRAEAEGYSNDKIITELMKS, encoded by the coding sequence ATGTCAGACGTAGCTGCTATTGAACAATTAGTAAAAGATTACAAAGCTCTTAAAAACGAAATCCATCAAGTCATTGTTGGACAAGAAGAAGTGGTTGATCAGGTTTTAATTTCTATTTTTTCACGTGGACATTGTTTGTTAGTTGGTGTTCCCGGATTGGCAAAAACCTTATTGGTAAATACAATTGCCGATACTTTAGGGCTTTCATTTAACCGCGTGCAATTTACTCCAGATTTAATGCCTTCAGATATTGTAGGTTCTGAGATTTTGGATGAAAGTAGACAGTTTAAATTCATCAAAGGACCTTTGTTTAGCAATATTATCTTGGCAGATGAGATTAACCGTACTCCTCCAAAAACGCAATCAGCTTTGTTGGAAGCAATGCAAGAAAGAAGAGTTACTGCTGCAGGAACAACCTATACATTACCACACCCTTTTTTCGTGCTTGCAACACAAAACCCAATTGAGCAAGAAGGAACTTATCCTTTGCCAGAAGCACAATTGGACCGTTTCATGTTCAACATTTGGGTAGATTACCCTTCTTTTGTAGAAGAAATGGCCATTGTAAAAAGCACCACTTCTGATGTCAAAATACAATTGAACCAAATCGTTTCAGGAGAAAAAATTGCTGAATACCAAGAACTAATTCGCCGCATTCCTGTTGCTGATAATGTACTGGAATATGCGGTAAAACTAGTTGCTAAAACTCGAAAAGACAATCCATTGGCTCCACAACTTACCAAAGACTTTATTTCTTGGGGAGCTGGACCACGCGCATCACAATATTTAATTGTTGGAGCTAAATGCCATGCAGCATTACATGGTCGTTTTTCTCCAGACATTGACGATGTAAAAGCTGTAGCTTTACCAATTTTGAGACACCGCATTGTGCGCAATTATCGCGCAGAAGCCGAAGGATATTCGAATGATAAAATCATTACAGAACTGATGAAGAGCTAG
- a CDS encoding transglutaminase-like domain-containing protein codes for MEDLKSLQALIALMDDPDEQIYAHVRDRLLEIGPDAVQLLESSWEEKDYGLLFQSRIEVLIHEIQFEECKRQLSSWYSSSSKDLLKGTIIIAKHQYPGLDEKAIYTFIERIRRDCWLELNHNMTAFESIRIINKVLFGQYGFSGNSKNYNSPLNSFINTVIETKKGNPLSLSILYSVIAQELKLPIYGVNLPNHFILAYMDNNGVNQFISNGNEYGVLFYINAFSKGSMLQKDDIVQFLSSIQVAPQASHFQPCSNSDIIRRMITNLIASFQQVGNLEKVNELMELRGLLD; via the coding sequence ATGGAAGATTTGAAATCTCTACAAGCGTTAATTGCCCTCATGGATGATCCAGATGAGCAAATTTATGCGCATGTGCGAGATCGGTTGTTAGAAATTGGACCTGATGCTGTTCAACTATTAGAATCTTCTTGGGAAGAAAAAGATTATGGGCTGCTTTTTCAATCCCGCATTGAAGTTTTGATTCACGAGATTCAATTCGAAGAATGCAAGCGCCAATTAAGTTCATGGTACAGCAGTTCTTCCAAAGATTTGTTGAAAGGAACCATTATCATCGCCAAGCATCAATATCCTGGTTTGGATGAAAAAGCCATCTATACCTTCATTGAACGAATCCGCAGAGATTGTTGGTTAGAGCTAAATCACAACATGACTGCCTTCGAATCAATTCGCATCATTAACAAAGTACTTTTCGGACAATACGGATTTTCAGGAAATTCGAAGAATTACAATTCTCCACTCAATTCCTTCATCAATACCGTTATTGAAACGAAGAAAGGAAATCCTCTGAGTTTGAGTATTCTCTACAGTGTAATTGCTCAAGAACTCAAATTGCCGATTTACGGAGTAAATCTTCCAAACCACTTTATCCTCGCATACATGGATAATAACGGTGTGAATCAATTTATCTCGAATGGAAATGAATACGGGGTTTTGTTCTACATCAATGCCTTCTCAAAGGGAAGTATGTTGCAAAAAGACGACATCGTGCAATTTTTATCGAGTATTCAAGTTGCGCCACAAGCAAGCCACTTTCAACCGTGTTCCAACTCAGATATTATCCGCAGAATGATTACAAATTTAATTGCTTCCTTCCAACAGGTTGGGAATTTGGAAAAAGTGAATGAGTTGATGGAACTGAGAGGTTTGCTGGATTAA
- a CDS encoding prolyl oligopeptidase family serine peptidase yields the protein MKYPLILMTLIGINQISQAQEDKFQWLEEVASEKSLQFVHAQNKATLEKLSQEKDYQSIYDKSLEISNSSNKIVYPGIRGKYVYNFWKDKDHERGILRRCLLTDYTNGKTNWETLLDIDELSKKDNIKWVYKGSSGLRPSYNRLLIQLSNGGSDAVFIKEFDVEKKQFLENGFQIDEAKGSAGYIDENTLIVSTDFGEGTMTTSGYPNQVKIWKRGTSLKDAQLIYEGQQTDVGTWGGTMEDGMKTYVSISRASSFFTTQKLIWIDNKIVTLDIPEDCTINGLLNDELVIQLKSDWTIDSKTYKNGVLLSLNFTQLLNGKKTIQVIVQPDEFSSISEVSATKNKLLVNMLSNVTSQLYIYSFTNGKWTNQQVKAPDFGTISLISTDEFSDQYFFQYENFITPTTLYAADAEKNTFEANKSLPSYFDANKYEVKQFKAKSKDGTLVPYFMIAAKNVKNDGTNPTLIVAYGGYEVSYQPFYMSTYGNAWLDKGGVFVLANIRGGGEFGPKWHQDGMKEKRQNVFDDLYAVSEDLIAQKVTSPKHLGIMGGSNGGLLVGVAFTQRPDLYNAVVCQVPLLDMQRFNKLLAGASWMGEYGNPDIPEEWEYIQKYSPYQNLKEGMNYPEVFFTTSTRDDRVHPGHARKMVAKMNDMGYKTYYYENMEGGHAGSSTNEQSAKASAMMFSYLLMKLR from the coding sequence ATGAAATATCCATTAATCCTCATGACACTTATCGGAATCAATCAAATCTCTCAAGCCCAAGAAGACAAATTCCAATGGCTAGAAGAAGTTGCCAGTGAAAAATCTTTGCAATTTGTACATGCTCAAAATAAAGCGACGCTTGAAAAACTGAGTCAAGAAAAAGACTATCAATCCATTTACGACAAAAGTTTAGAGATTTCCAATTCTTCCAACAAGATTGTTTATCCTGGTATCCGAGGAAAGTACGTCTATAATTTCTGGAAAGATAAAGACCATGAAAGGGGTATTTTGAGGAGATGTCTTTTAACCGATTATACCAATGGAAAAACGAATTGGGAAACACTTTTAGATATCGATGAATTATCGAAAAAAGATAATATCAAATGGGTTTACAAAGGCTCAAGTGGTTTACGTCCTTCCTATAACCGTTTGTTGATTCAACTTTCAAATGGCGGTAGTGATGCGGTATTTATCAAAGAATTTGATGTAGAGAAAAAACAATTTTTAGAAAACGGATTTCAAATAGATGAAGCAAAAGGTTCAGCTGGGTACATCGACGAAAATACGTTAATCGTTTCAACCGATTTTGGCGAAGGAACAATGACTACTTCTGGTTATCCGAACCAAGTGAAAATTTGGAAACGAGGCACCTCATTAAAAGATGCACAATTAATTTATGAAGGTCAGCAAACAGATGTTGGTACTTGGGGAGGAACAATGGAAGATGGAATGAAAACCTACGTTTCCATTTCCAGAGCTTCAAGTTTTTTTACTACTCAAAAATTAATCTGGATCGATAACAAAATTGTCACATTAGACATTCCTGAAGATTGCACCATCAATGGTCTTTTGAATGATGAATTGGTGATTCAATTAAAATCTGATTGGACAATAGATTCAAAAACATACAAAAACGGTGTGTTGCTAAGTCTCAATTTCACGCAATTACTCAATGGCAAAAAAACGATTCAAGTAATAGTTCAACCTGATGAATTTTCGAGTATTTCAGAAGTGTCTGCAACTAAAAACAAACTGCTTGTGAACATGCTGAGTAATGTAACAAGTCAATTGTATATTTACTCTTTCACGAATGGAAAGTGGACTAATCAACAAGTAAAAGCGCCTGATTTTGGAACTATTTCACTGATCAGTACTGATGAATTTTCCGATCAATATTTTTTTCAGTACGAAAACTTCATTACTCCAACAACTCTCTATGCAGCAGACGCAGAAAAAAACACCTTTGAAGCCAATAAGTCACTGCCGTCCTATTTTGATGCAAACAAATATGAAGTAAAGCAGTTCAAAGCGAAATCAAAAGATGGCACACTCGTTCCATATTTCATGATAGCTGCTAAAAATGTGAAAAATGACGGAACCAATCCTACACTGATTGTAGCTTACGGAGGATATGAAGTTTCCTATCAACCATTTTATATGTCCACGTATGGGAACGCTTGGCTAGACAAAGGTGGAGTATTTGTATTAGCTAATATTCGTGGCGGTGGTGAATTTGGACCAAAATGGCACCAAGATGGAATGAAAGAAAAACGTCAAAACGTATTTGATGATTTATATGCAGTTTCAGAAGACCTAATTGCTCAGAAAGTGACTTCGCCCAAACATTTAGGAATCATGGGTGGAAGTAACGGCGGTTTGTTAGTTGGAGTAGCATTTACACAACGACCAGATTTATACAATGCGGTGGTTTGTCAGGTTCCCTTGCTTGATATGCAGCGTTTCAACAAATTATTAGCTGGTGCAAGCTGGATGGGCGAATATGGAAATCCCGATATTCCAGAAGAATGGGAATACATTCAAAAGTATTCTCCGTACCAAAACCTGAAAGAAGGAATGAACTATCCAGAAGTGTTTTTTACGACTTCCACACGCGATGACCGTGTTCATCCAGGTCACGCACGTAAAATGGTTGCCAAAATGAACGACATGGGCTACAAAACCTATTATTACGAAAATATGGAGGGCGGACACGCTGGTTCTTCTACCAATGAGCAAAGCGCAAAGGCTAGTGCGATGATGTTTTCTTATTTGTTGATGAAGTTGAGGTAA
- a CDS encoding MORN repeat-containing protein, which translates to MKNLIIALLLFTTSCSSKNNWECTEGDCENGEGTRSWKDNGLEKGHWINGELNGKGYQFFGTTSNFSGDTYTGNFKDDEYSGFGTYYDKSEDSKYVGNWKNGKPDGKGIGKWGENSKYPGRYYDGEYKNGLMHGHGTKFWGIAEEDKFTNNKYVGEWKHDEMDGFGKYEWADGSYYEGPWKNGNQNGYGIYVFKNGEVFKGYWDDGYCEALSKKMGLE; encoded by the coding sequence ATGAAAAATTTGATAATCGCATTGCTCCTCTTTACCACAAGTTGTAGCTCTAAAAATAATTGGGAATGTACGGAAGGAGATTGTGAAAACGGAGAAGGAACAAGAAGTTGGAAAGACAATGGTTTAGAAAAGGGACATTGGATCAATGGCGAACTCAACGGAAAAGGTTATCAATTTTTTGGAACAACTTCAAATTTTTCTGGAGATACTTATACAGGCAATTTTAAAGACGATGAGTATTCAGGATTTGGAACGTATTATGATAAAAGTGAAGATTCAAAGTATGTTGGCAATTGGAAAAATGGGAAGCCAGACGGAAAAGGAATTGGAAAATGGGGAGAAAATTCAAAATATCCAGGTCGTTACTATGACGGTGAATACAAAAACGGTTTAATGCATGGTCACGGAACAAAGTTCTGGGGCATTGCTGAAGAAGATAAATTCACCAATAACAAATACGTTGGTGAATGGAAACATGATGAAATGGATGGATTTGGTAAGTACGAATGGGCAGATGGAAGCTATTATGAAGGTCCTTGGAAAAATGGAAACCAAAATGGCTATGGAATATACGTATTCAAAAACGGAGAAGTTTTTAAAGGATATTGGGACGATGGATACTGTGAAGCACTTTCAAAAAAAATGGGATTAGAATAA
- a CDS encoding helix-turn-helix domain-containing protein, which translates to MDKNFGFKLSKPDKLLVDFVESFWFLENLTDSDKEVIVLPDGRIDLFFSLSTTEPFHVTLSGIETHADRAIMAPRTLMFAISFKLLAIEYIIDQPVSDLLNYAKHLPAGFWDFDASDLKDFDLFCKKASHKIQSLLPQEIDNRKQKLFELIYASNGAMTVKELSEKVSWSSRQINRYFNQQFGISLKAYCNILRFRASFHHIKEGKLFPEQNFTDQSHFIKEVKKLAGVLPKELKQNQNDRFIQFSTLNPK; encoded by the coding sequence ATGGATAAAAACTTCGGCTTCAAATTGAGCAAACCAGATAAGTTGCTTGTTGACTTTGTGGAGAGTTTTTGGTTCTTGGAGAACCTAACAGATAGCGACAAGGAAGTGATTGTTTTGCCTGATGGAAGAATTGACCTTTTTTTCTCGCTATCGACAACGGAACCCTTTCACGTGACGCTTTCAGGAATTGAAACCCACGCCGACAGAGCAATCATGGCGCCAAGGACACTAATGTTTGCCATCAGTTTCAAATTGCTTGCAATCGAATATATTATCGATCAGCCTGTTTCTGATCTATTGAACTACGCGAAGCACTTACCCGCTGGCTTTTGGGATTTTGATGCTAGCGATTTAAAAGACTTTGACCTCTTCTGTAAAAAGGCTTCTCACAAAATCCAATCCCTCCTACCCCAAGAAATTGACAACCGAAAGCAAAAATTGTTTGAGTTGATTTACGCTTCAAATGGGGCAATGACGGTAAAAGAACTTTCCGAAAAAGTATCCTGGAGCAGTCGCCAGATTAATCGTTATTTCAATCAGCAATTTGGAATTTCGCTGAAAGCGTATTGCAATATTCTTCGCTTTCGTGCGTCGTTTCATCATATCAAAGAAGGAAAGCTATTTCCTGAACAAAATTTTACAGACCAATCGCATTTCATCAAGGAAGTCAAAAAATTAGCAGGTGTTTTACCAAAAGAATTGAAGCAAAATCAAAACGACCGATTTATACAATTTTCAACCTTGAATCCGAAATAA
- a CDS encoding FAD-dependent oxidoreductase, which translates to MKLENKKIAIIGGGPGGLTLARLLQLQGANVQVYERDLDKNARVQGSPLDLHEKSGLAALIKANLLEEFKNNFLPGADRLKVMNEAGEVFYSDHDTKLEENFGHEHFRPEIDRGALRKILLESLQLETVVWNSHFISMEKQNEGWVIHFKNGDAVYADIVIGADGANSKIRPYITDVKPFYSGITLLEGNIYDAKNSASQIFELLNGGKIMAFGKEKDLLMGQRGNGEIGFYASFKAPENWAANSGLDFSDKVQLLEWFKEEYPEWSNHWYELFESTATPFVPRPIYCIPFDQTWETSSNLTIIGDAAHVMPPFAGEGVNMAMWDALELSECLTSDKYTDLKDAISSYEKTMRKRAAIIACESLENGERMHSETALTIMLEFFNGH; encoded by the coding sequence ATGAAATTAGAAAACAAAAAAATAGCCATTATCGGCGGTGGTCCTGGAGGACTAACATTAGCAAGACTTTTACAGCTTCAAGGCGCAAACGTACAAGTATATGAACGGGATTTGGATAAAAATGCCCGCGTACAGGGTTCACCTCTTGATTTACACGAGAAATCGGGTTTAGCAGCGCTCATTAAAGCAAATCTATTGGAAGAATTCAAGAACAACTTTCTTCCTGGAGCTGACAGACTGAAAGTAATGAATGAAGCAGGAGAAGTATTTTATAGCGACCACGACACCAAATTAGAGGAAAACTTTGGGCATGAGCATTTCCGTCCTGAAATAGACCGTGGTGCGTTAAGAAAGATCTTATTGGAATCATTACAGCTTGAAACCGTTGTTTGGAACAGCCATTTCATTTCCATGGAAAAACAAAATGAAGGTTGGGTAATCCATTTCAAAAATGGGGATGCTGTTTATGCTGATATCGTGATTGGTGCAGATGGCGCAAACTCCAAAATCCGACCATACATCACAGACGTCAAGCCTTTCTATTCAGGAATTACCCTGTTGGAAGGAAACATTTACGATGCTAAAAATTCGGCTTCTCAAATTTTCGAATTACTCAATGGAGGAAAGATAATGGCTTTTGGCAAAGAGAAAGATTTGCTAATGGGGCAAAGGGGGAATGGCGAAATCGGATTCTACGCCAGTTTCAAAGCGCCCGAAAACTGGGCAGCAAACAGCGGTCTGGATTTTTCAGATAAAGTTCAATTACTCGAATGGTTCAAAGAAGAATATCCAGAATGGAGCAATCATTGGTATGAACTGTTTGAAAGTACGGCAACTCCATTTGTACCAAGACCAATCTATTGCATCCCTTTCGACCAAACTTGGGAAACCTCATCCAACCTGACAATAATCGGCGATGCAGCTCACGTAATGCCTCCTTTTGCTGGCGAAGGTGTAAACATGGCCATGTGGGATGCATTGGAATTAAGTGAATGTTTGACTTCTGACAAATACACCGATTTAAAGGATGCCATTTCCTCTTACGAAAAAACTATGCGAAAAAGAGCAGCAATCATAGCGTGTGAATCTCTTGAAAATGGGGAACGGATGCACAGCGAAACAGCATTGACAATCATGCTAGAGTTCTTCAACGGCCATTAA
- a CDS encoding group II truncated hemoglobin, with protein sequence MKNIPTLYEWAGDIKTFENLFAQFYDKVLKDDLLSEVFKNMSPEHVKHVANFVAEVFGGGQFYTLENNGSHSKMIGQHIGKMLSEEKRQRWVHLLLQTADEIGLKSDPEFRSAFVGYIEWGTRLAVINSQLTENPMDTNEPMPKWGWGETGGPYDPD encoded by the coding sequence GTGAAAAACATACCGACTCTATACGAATGGGCAGGTGACATCAAAACCTTCGAAAACTTGTTCGCCCAATTTTATGACAAAGTCCTGAAAGACGATTTATTGAGCGAAGTTTTCAAGAACATGTCGCCAGAACATGTGAAGCATGTTGCCAATTTTGTAGCTGAAGTTTTCGGAGGAGGGCAATTCTATACTCTTGAGAACAATGGAAGTCATTCTAAAATGATAGGTCAACACATTGGAAAAATGCTTTCGGAAGAAAAAAGACAACGTTGGGTGCACCTTTTATTGCAAACCGCTGATGAGATCGGACTTAAAAGTGACCCAGAATTTCGTTCAGCTTTTGTGGGTTATATTGAATGGGGAACCAGGCTTGCCGTCATCAATTCCCAACTGACCGAAAATCCGATGGACACGAATGAACCAATGCCAAAATGGGGCTGGGGAGAAACGGGTGGACCTTATGATCCGGATTGA